A window of the Gemmatimonadota bacterium genome harbors these coding sequences:
- a CDS encoding Na+/H+ antiporter NhaC family protein, producing MSDDLGTTEATRSAPEPPHRPGRRWGPVLVAVMAALLAWLLSPELSRPVAEGGHFGLTSLLPALTTLVLVFLTRDVVSSLFLGIVVAGIVVSDLDIVDRFLLPSLATNSFAVILLVYLWALGGLIGLWTRTGGAREFARWASSRMVHGPRSAKFFAWLMGVVFHQGGTISTVLAGTTVKAVTDEQGVSHEELAYIVDSTASPVATVIPLNAWPLYVAGLVVGTVPYFATEQDALAFFFRSVPLNFYALFAVTTTLLFALELLPWEGRRMRAARKRARTTGALDGPGSAPLAAGELTTVNVAKGYDAGVADFAVPILVLIGVAMTGVIGPLLSAIRAGDMGIFLAGIAVPIAQAFGLAVLAAIGLALAKGMSLGDAIGGFVEGCKGVTIGALILALAVTLGTVSRELGTGNYIVETVAGRVNAALLPALFMFVCMAVSFSIGTSWGTYAVVFPLAMPLAYAVHPDPFYLSVTFGAVLGGAVFGDQCSPISDTTILSSLACGCDVMDHVTTQLPLALACAAAGAGLTTLFAVVALG from the coding sequence TTGTCGGATGATCTCGGGACGACCGAAGCTACCCGGAGCGCGCCGGAACCCCCTCACCGCCCAGGGCGGCGGTGGGGCCCCGTCCTCGTCGCCGTCATGGCCGCGTTACTGGCATGGCTCCTCTCTCCCGAGCTCTCGCGGCCAGTGGCGGAAGGGGGACATTTCGGGCTGACGTCGCTCCTCCCCGCGCTCACCACGCTCGTCCTCGTCTTCCTCACGAGGGACGTTGTGAGCTCCCTCTTTCTCGGAATCGTCGTCGCGGGAATCGTCGTCTCCGACCTCGACATCGTGGACCGCTTCCTCCTTCCCTCGCTCGCGACGAATTCCTTCGCCGTCATCCTCCTCGTCTACCTCTGGGCGCTCGGTGGACTCATCGGCTTGTGGACCCGGACGGGGGGGGCGCGCGAGTTCGCGCGTTGGGCTTCCTCCCGGATGGTCCATGGTCCGCGCTCGGCGAAATTCTTCGCCTGGCTCATGGGGGTGGTATTTCACCAGGGAGGGACGATTTCGACCGTCCTCGCGGGAACCACGGTCAAGGCGGTGACCGACGAACAGGGGGTTTCCCACGAGGAGCTGGCGTACATCGTGGACTCTACCGCTTCACCGGTTGCGACCGTCATCCCGCTGAACGCATGGCCCCTTTACGTGGCAGGGCTCGTGGTCGGGACGGTCCCCTACTTCGCGACGGAGCAGGACGCCCTCGCATTTTTTTTCCGCTCCGTCCCGCTGAACTTCTACGCGCTTTTCGCCGTGACCACGACGCTCCTCTTCGCGCTGGAGCTCCTTCCGTGGGAAGGGCGAAGGATGCGGGCCGCCCGGAAACGGGCCCGCACGACCGGTGCGCTCGACGGTCCCGGCTCCGCGCCGCTGGCCGCCGGAGAGCTCACGACCGTGAACGTCGCCAAGGGTTATGATGCCGGCGTCGCGGATTTCGCGGTCCCTATTCTGGTCCTCATCGGAGTTGCGATGACGGGGGTCATCGGACCGCTCCTCTCGGCGATTCGCGCGGGCGACATGGGGATCTTCCTCGCGGGAATCGCCGTGCCGATCGCGCAGGCTTTTGGCCTCGCGGTCCTCGCCGCGATCGGTCTCGCGCTCGCAAAGGGGATGTCGCTGGGGGACGCGATCGGCGGCTTCGTGGAGGGGTGCAAAGGAGTGACGATCGGCGCCCTGATCCTCGCCCTCGCCGTGACCCTCGGGACCGTCTCCCGGGAGCTCGGAACGGGGAACTACATCGTGGAGACGGTCGCGGGAAGGGTGAACGCGGCACTCCTCCCGGCCCTCTTCATGTTCGTGTGCATGGCGGTGTCCTTTTCCATCGGAACGTCATGGGGGACGTACGCGGTCGTCTTCCCGCTCGCGATGCCGCTCGCATACGCGGTGCACCCCGATCCCTTTTACCTGTCGGTGACCTTCGGAGCGGTGTTGGGAGGGGCGGTTTTCGGGGACCAATGTTCTCCGATCTCGGACACGACGATCCTGTCGAGCCTCGCCTGCGGATGCGACGTGATGGATCACGTCACCACCCAACTTCCCCTCGCACTCGCATGTGCGGCGGCCGGGGCCGGGCTGACGACTCTCTTCGCGGTGGTAGCGTTGGGGTAA